From the genome of Spinacia oleracea cultivar Varoflay chromosome 2, BTI_SOV_V1, whole genome shotgun sequence, one region includes:
- the LOC130467299 gene encoding uncharacterized protein — MHDCCLAIEDNKKIKIVAIGQVYIPGEKIVVKNHFFDVSSENRRVSITDDVDPTALLPCPVMGFLFVCEAKDTFVPWPTNLIFPKKKLDKQVEDTEVTPSLQSPTSYTSSDTSSRKKYVIDEADRAKVSSGLLQVFMNKAMGMKKRDENIILTIPYSVFYNETEARLDYEEILDWCFQKEIGASHMSIFMRYLSKMCQKESVAGMYGFCDVNFLSPLTPAEEEASSDYLSNVFGCNGGKNINQLFFKPYHENKHWMLAVISPWKGMVFWLDPTEADDISEFAQKIIAAGVLNFSTIRRKDIKKMKKNPGIAWITPHETIESRGQVVPPKVTLGYDLCDK; from the exons ATGCATGATTGTTGCTTGGCGATCGAGGATAACAAAAAAATCAAGATTGTTGCAATTGGACAAGTTTACATACCGGGAGAAAAAATAGTGGTGAAGAATCACTTTTTTGACGTGTCCTCTGAAAACCGCCGGGTCTCCATAACTGACGATGTCGATCCGACTGCACTACTACCATGTCCTGTGATGGGGTTCTTATTCGTTTGTGAAGCGAAGGATACTTTTGTTCCATGGCCAACAAACTTGatttttccaaagaaaaag TTGGACAAGCAAGTAGAAGATACAGAAGTTACCCCTTCATTGCAATCTCCGACATCATATACATCATCCGATACATCATCTAGAAAAAAGTATGTCATCGATGAAGCGGATCGTGCAAAAGTGTCATCTGGTTTGTTGCAAGTGTTCATGAATAAAGCTATGGGAATGAAAAAAAGGGATGAAAACATCATACTTACAATCCCTTATAGCGTATTCTACAATGAGACAGAAGCTAGGCTTGATTATGAAGAAATACTTGATTGGTGCTTCCAAAAGGAGATTGGAGCATCTCACATGTCAATTTTCATGAG GTACCTGAGCAAAATGTGTCAAAAGGAGAGTGTAGCAGGGATGTATGGATTTTGTGATGTCAATTTTCTTTCTCCGTTAACACCAGCAGAAGAGGAAGCTAGCTCTGACTATTTGTCAAATGTTTTTGGGTGCAATGGAGGCAAGAATATTAATCAACTGTTTTTTAAGCCATACCATGAAAA TAAGCATTGGATGTTGGCTGTGATAAGTCCTTGGAAAGGTATGGTTTTTTGGCTTGATCCAACCGAAGCGGATGACATTAGTGAATTTGCACAGAAGATCATTGCAGC GGGAGTCCTGAATTTTAGCACTATTCGTCGAAAGGATATcaagaaaatgaaaaagaatCCCGGAATTGCTTGGATCACACCACAT GAGACAATAGAAAGTAGAGGACAAGTAGTTCCCCCAAAGGTAACTTTAGGTTATGATTTATGCGACAAGTAG
- the LOC130467789 gene encoding probable clathrin assembly protein At4g32285, whose protein sequence is MRRTRSFGDVGESNGREEDKVVTPLRDWMPERIFAKMSHLQRLLDRFLACRPTGMEKNSRMILVALSPVVRESFKLYADICEVLAVLLDKFFDMENSDCVKAFEAYASAAES, encoded by the coding sequence ATGAGGAGGACTAGGTCATTTGGGGATGTTGGTGAATCAAACGGCCGGGAGGAAGATAAGGTTGTCACTCCATTAAGGGATTGGATGCCCGAGAGGATTTTTGCAAAGATGAGTCACCTGCAGAGGCTTTTAGATCGTTTCTTAGCATGTAGGCCAACTGGAATGGAAAAGAATAGCAGGATGATACTCGTTGCTTTATCCCCAGTTGTGAGGGAAAGTTTCAAGCTTTATGCTGATATATGTGAGGTTCTAGCTGTTTTGCTGGACAAATTCTTTGACATGGAGAATTCAGATTGTGTCAAGGCTTTTGAGGCTTATGCTAGTGCTGCAGAAAGTTGA